One Prunus dulcis chromosome 7, ALMONDv2, whole genome shotgun sequence DNA segment encodes these proteins:
- the LOC117634655 gene encoding uncharacterized protein LOC117634655 codes for MAKVAPPGSLPSTSMKIGGGTLKAGATVKRKTPSELRGEQRMNTMEISDESPAPLLGSTSEVENGLKKPELFRNPRYTDIRMDEVYAAKKSKFRTLSGKENAKGSISVEQPSSLKNVSVVSSLVSKRKHQNFSPDNVASDKNTENGVVQAFQTIGKCSQSTFRSVTELSSGGDRLSGFATVDVDKALKGMAAHESSVPTGLPAYSFERCQDLTSTGSGNFCLPGAKVPLDFTLKTSMRVVSSSPVNWIHRSVTCGAYTTIPYLKFQSNSYEDQNRSHSSGLTSTSQVISSKLLHSWVYPQSTLPPSLIQVLTSSTAEGAEMEFLRKRQVAWEDSFQSLYYMLRNGTCNIFYVCTPYFVVMFTGSDVAGGSKRFNNAYISQSTGALRSLLREHDVCFSMPLCRSKVEQVAQEVLIELSEMEKQNFSQTRRSSSLSNIDNTPESLLVFSGNTNVHGLFDILLNYRSFLTILMGIDVPVLYSPVPFQNAAISSPEVKCMELKRPDHIVAPNKRSIINDDGSIKNSSAGLCSSVEIKDAYLPPWIICSLCAIMGSEGKSFEASFMNEPTSNGLNVAIEAVPEKSDCQDAAAEDLQESTYAYGIPEATVTPYLRMGLLETLKFSNGSYSASLSSALEAD; via the exons ATGGCGAAGGTTGCTCCACCTGGTTCTCTACCTTCCACTTCTATGAAGATTGGTGGTGGGACTTTGAAGGCTGGTGCAACAGTGAAAAGAAAGACACCATCTGAACTGAGA GGAGAGCAGCGGATGAACACAATGGAGATTAGTGATGAATCTCCAGCTCCTTTGCTTGGTTCCACAAG TGAGGTGGAAAATGGGCTTAAGAAACCAGAACTGTTCAGGAATCCTAGATACACTGACATTCGTATGGATGAAGTGTATGCTGCAAAAAAATCTAAGTTCAGGACTCTTTCTGGAAAAGAGAATGCTAAG GGAAGTATTTCAGTGGAGCAACCTAGCAGCCTGAAGAATGTTTCTGTGGTCTCAAGTTTGGTTTCCAAGAGAAAACACCAAAATTTCAG TCCAGATAATGTAGCTTCTGATAAAAACACTGAAAATGGTGTGGTGCAAGCTTTTCAAACAATTGGAAAGTGTAGTCAAAGTACTTTCCGTAGTGTTACTGAGCTTTCATCAGGCGGTGACAGATTGTCTGGTTTTGCAACTGTCGATGTG GATAAAGCGTTAAAAGGAATGGCTGCCCATGAATCCTCAGTCCCCACTGGTTTACCTGCTTATTCTTTTGAAAGATGCCAGGATCTTACATCAACTGGTTCAGGCAACTTTTGCTTACCTGGGGCAAAGGTTCCTCTGGATTTTACTTTGAAAACTAGTATGCGGGTGGTGTCCTCTTCCCCAGTGAATTG GATTCATAGGTCAGTAACGTGCGGAGCCTACACTACTATACCTTATCTCAAGTTCCAGTCTAATTCTTATGAGGATCAAAATAGAAGCCACAGCTCAGGGCTCACATCAACTTCCCAAGTCATTAGTTCTAAACTTCTACATTCATGGGTTTACCCTCAATCTACGCTACCACCTTCTCTTATACAAGTGTTGACCTCATCAACAGCTGAGGGAG CGGAAATGGAATTCTTAAGAAAACGACAGGTAGCATGGGAGGACTCATTTCAAAGTCTTTACTACATGCTTCGCAATGGGACCTGTAATATCTTTTATG TGTGTACTCCATATTTTGTGGTGATGTTCACTGGTTCTGATGTCGCTGGAGGCTCAAAACGCTTCAACAATGCTTATATCTCACAGTCAACAGGAGCCTTGCGATCATTGTTAAGAGAGCAT GATGTTTGTTTCTCTATGCCTCTTTGCCGTTCTAAAGTAGAGCAAGTCGCTCAAGAAGTTCTTATTGAGCTCTCAGAGATGGAGAAGCAGAATTTCAGCCAG ACTCGGCGCTCGAGTTCCTTGTCTAATATAGATAATACTCCGGAATCATTGCTTGTTTTCAGTGGCAATACGAACGTACATGGTCTGTTCgatattttgttaaattataG GTCTTTTTTGACTATCTTGATGGGAATAGATGTTCCTGTATTATATTCACCTGTGCCATTTCAGAATGctgcaatttcttctccagAG GTTAAATGCATGGAATTGAAAAGACCGGACCATATTGTTGCTCCCAATAAAAGATCCATCATTAATGATGATGGATCCATTAAAAACTCATCAGCTGGTCTCTGCTCAAGTGTTGAAATTAAGGATGCATATCTTCCACCATGGATCATTTGCAGCCTATGTGCCATAATGGGCTCCGAAGGGAAAAGCTTTGAGGCGAG CTTTATGAATGAACCTACCTCAAACGGTTTGAATGTTGCTATAGAAGCAGTTCCTGAGAAATCTGATTGTCAAGATGCGGCAGCTGAAGACTTGCAAGAAAGCACTTATGCATATGGTATTCCAGAAGCCACTGTTACTCCTTACTTGCGCATGGGATTATTGGAAACTTTGAAGTTCTCAAATGGTTCTTATTCAGCTTCTCTTTCTTCGGCTTTAGAAGCCGACTAG
- the LOC117634532 gene encoding F-box protein At5g06550: protein MLSCKALLSRRTKIIRKNKKKKSKNNKRSNSFSTKQNPISEKYQQEEDIEEEEEEDGDDVEEGFNLKASAPSQSHGVQPLGNLYLSPGSVNSRNTGLGNLQTLTDELVLEVLGFLGGAHLGFLASVSKSFYVFANHEPLWRNLVLDNLEGRLLYNGSWKSTYIAAHYPSFDASNICVSGLRVRDFYSDYLFQSWLCANLEMKPEWLQRDNIIRRRGISVEEFISDFEEPNKPVLLEGCMDNWVALEKWDRDYLVQVCGDVQFSVGPVEMKLGEYFRYADQAREERPLYLFDPKFGEKVAILGSEYEVPVYFREDLFGVLGSERPDYRWIIIGPAGSGSSFHIDPNSTSAWNAVIKGSKKWVLFPPDVVPPGVHPSPDGAEVACPVSIIEWFMNFYGATKTWKRKPIECICKAGEVIFVPQGWWHLVINLEESVAITQNYVSRRNLLNVMDFLKRPNASTLVSGTRDRVNLYDKFKSAIVASFPGTIDHLTQKAEEKKAQQKKPSFWDSVTDSKAGAFKFSF, encoded by the exons ATGCTTAGCTGCAAAGCCTTATTGTCCAGAAGGACCAAAATCATaaggaaaaataagaaaaagaaaagcaaaaacaacaaaagaagcaacagtttttctacaaaacaaaaccccatTTCCGAAAAATACcagcaagaagaagatatagaggaagaggaagaagaagatggtgatGATGTTGAGGAAGGTTTTAATCTTAAAGCCTCGGCCCCATCACAATCACATGGGGTTCAACCACTGGGCAATCTCTACCTCAGCCCAGGCTCTGTCAACTCAAGGAACACTGGCTTAGGTAATCTCCAAACCCTAACAGATGAGCTTGTTcttgaggttttggggtttttgggTGGGGCCCATTTGGGGTTTTTGGCCTCTGTGAGCAAATCTTTCTATGTCTTTGCAAACCATGAGCCCCTTTGGAGGAACCTTGTGTTGGATAATCTAGAGGGTAGGCTTTTGTATAATGGCTCTTGGAAATCTACTTATATTGCTGCTCATTACCCTTCATTTGATGCGTCTAATATCTGTGTTTCGGGTTTGAGAGTGAGAGACTTTTATTCTGACTATCTCTTTCAGAGTTGGCTCTGTGCCAATCTCGAAATGAAACCTGAATGGCTTCAAAGAGATAATATAATCCGAAGAAGGGGCATTTCGGTTGAGGAATTCATTTCTGATTTTGAGGAACCAAATAAGCCGGTGCTGTTGGAAGGGTGTATGGATAATTGGGTTGCATTGGAGAAATGGGATAGAGATTATTTGGTTCAGGTGTGTGGTGATGTACAATTTTCAGTTGGGCCGGTGGAGATGAAACTTGGGGAGTATTTTAGGTATGCTGATCAGGCGAGGGAAGAGAGGCCACTGTATCTATTTGACCCaaaatttggagaaaaagTTGCAATATTGGGTTCAGAGTATGAAGTTCCAGTGTATTTTAGGGAGGACTTATTTGGTGTGTTGGGAAGTGAGAGGCCAGATTACCGATGGATTATAATTGGACCAGCTGGATCAGGTTCCTCGTTCCACATTGATCCTAATTCGACTTCAGCTTGGAATGCAGTGATCAAGGGGTCAAAGAAGTGGGTATTGTTTCCTCCTGATGTGGTTCCTCCAGGGGTGCATCCCAGTCCAGATGGTGCCGAGGTGGCATGCCCTGTTTCAATAATTGAATGGTTCATGAACTTTTATGGTGCAACAAAGACTTGGAAAAGGAAGCCTATTGAGTGCATTTGTAAGGCAGGGGAGGTGATTTTTGTACCTCAGGGATGGTGGCATTTGGTGATCAACTTGGAGGAATCAGTTGCCATTACACAGAATTATGTTAGCag GAGAAATTTGTTGAATGTCATGGATTTTCTTAAGAGGCCAAATGCCAGCACCCTTGTATCTGGAACGAGAGATCGGGTGAATTTGTATGATAAGTTTAAAAGTGCTATTGTGGCTTCTTTTCCTGGTACTATTGATCATCTTACGCAGAAGGCAGAAGAGAAGAAGGCCCAACAGAAAAAACCCTCCTTCTGGGATTCAGTTACAGATTCGAAGGCCGGTGCTTTCAAGTTCTCTTTCTAG
- the LOC117634657 gene encoding myosin-binding protein 7-like, with product MDSEGFPSSRQVVKCSNCECSSSVMSVSSGTWLRSVKRKYSEYEDGNRFFIPGLEIYYNARVQMENECVALRETLSSQQNTIQDLYTELDEERNASSSAANEAMSMILRLQREKAEIQMEARQFKCFVEEKMAHDQQELLALEDLLYKREQAIQALTCEVQVYKHRMMSYGLTESEAEGEKGGFSRIQSMGDFEAQYELPTTPTYEYPPLKCKLNETQGLLEEDDDVTDIEKYAFGETPRGRDHLRNLENRLSQMERCPSSNQLDGDFSGSKNIFEKVVVGYSPRRSRHSGRLSSDSPMYTVREAGSDFGAESPRYNSSLKKVDYVSQSEDYPNTRKLDNASEFGDDMSDRVYTIDSIHNGATYNGFTDAKAGVGDYATAPRGSLNQPDFEDPDIMKLYMRLQALEADRESMRQAMLSMRTDKAQLVLLKEIAQHLCKDMSAEKQMTVKKPSLVGSTSFMSVFKWIKSFVFWRRRARRSKYMFGLSANVGLLMLLDNGPHARQWRCLTSTQV from the exons ATGGATTCGGAAGGATTTCCATCTTCGAGGCAGGTGGTGAAGTGTTCTAATTGCGAGTGCAGTTCTTCGGTTATGAGCGTTTCTTCAGGGACTTGGCTTCGGTCGGTAAAGAGAAAGTATAGCGAGTATGAGGATGGTAACCGTTTCTTTATACCTGGGCTTGAAATTTATTATAATGCACGAGTCCAAATGGAGAACGAATGTGTTGCATTACGTGAAACTCTTAGTAGCCAGCAGAATACGATACAAGATTTGTATACTGAACTGGACGAGGAGAGGAATGCTTCATCATCGGCCGCAAACGAGGCTATGTCAATGATATTGAGATTGCAGAGGGAGAAGGCGGAAATACAGATGGAGGCTCGGCAATTCAAGTGTTTTGTTGAGGAGAAGATGGCACATGACCAGCAAGAGCTTTTGGCACTGGAAGATTTGTTGTATAAGAGAGAACAAGCAATTCAGGCACTCACATGTGAAGTACAGGTCTATAAGCATAGAATGATGAGTTATGGGCTCACAGAGTCTGAGGCAGAGGGTGAGAAGGGTGGGTTTAGCCGTATCCAGAGTATGGGTGATTTTGAAGCGCAGTATGAACTCCCCACAACGCCCACATATGAGTATCCACCTTTGAAATGCAAGCTTAATGAGACTCAAGGTCTATTGGAGGAGGATGATGATGTTACAGATATTGAGAAGTATGCATTTGGTGAGACCCCTCGTGGGAGAGATCATTTGAGAAATCTGGAAAACAGGCTCTCTCAGATGGAGAGGTGTCCGAGCAGCAATCAGCTGGATGGGGATTTTTCGGGTTCCAAGAACATTTTTGAAAAGGTGGTGGTTGGTTATTCTCCTAGGCGGTCAAGACATTCCGGGAGACTTTCAAGTGATTCACCCATGTATACGGTTAGAGAAGCTGGTTCAGATTTTGGTGCTGAATCTCCTAGGTATAACAGCAGCTTGAAGAAGGTGGATTATGTCTCACAGTCAGAGGACTACCCAAATACGAGAAAGCTAGATAACGCATCAGAATTTGGAGATGACATGAGTGACAGAGTTTATACCATTGACTCTATCCATAATGGAGCAACTTATAATGGTTTTACAGACGCCAAAGCTGGAGTTGGAGATTACGCAACTGCTCCAAGGGGATCACTTAATCAGCCTGATTTTGAGGATCCTGATATCATGAAGCTCTATATGAGGCTTCAGGCACTTGAGGCTGACAGGGAGTCGATGAGGCAGGCAATGCTTTCGATGCGGACTGACAAAGCTCAACTGGTATTACTTAAAGAAATAGCTCAACATTTGTGTAAAGACATGTCAGCGGAGAAACAAATGACTGTAAAGAAGCCATCTCTTGTTGGAAGTACCTCCTTCATGTCAGTTTTTAAG TGGATCAAGTCCTTTGTTTTCTGGAGAAGAAGAGCGCGTCGAAGCAA GTATATGTTTGGGCTATCAGCCAACGTGGGTTTGCTTATGCTTCTAGACAACGGTCCCCATGCAAGGCAGTGGAGATGTCTTACAAGCACACAAGTGTGA
- the LOC117634911 gene encoding uncharacterized protein LOC117634911 isoform X2, translating into MDNSIGVGFMAVVAVSGSVVLLAHQVHKRLLSDFMKNIECEMGGLLDHHKKMASGSEKIQGKKCVRFAADVAEPSSNNKEYRKRRFAPTTKQAKEGNGNYKMDTMPLNRFYKR; encoded by the exons atggataACTCTATTGGAGTTGGGTTCATGGCTGTTGTTGCTGTATCTGGAAGCGTGGTTCTTCTTGCCCATCAAGTCCACAAGCGCCTTCTCTCAGATTTCATGAAGAACATTGAATGTGAAATGGGTGGTTTGCTTGATCACCACAAAAAAATGGCTTCTG GATCTGAGAAAATCCAAGGCAAGAAGTGTGTTAGATTTGCAGCGGATGTTGCGGAGCCATCATCAAACAACAAAGAGTACCGCAAGAGGCGCTTTGCACCAACAACAAAGCAGGCCAAAGAGGGAAATGGAAATTATAAAATGGACACCATGCCACTCAATAG GTTTTACAAACGATGA
- the LOC117634911 gene encoding uncharacterized protein LOC117634911 isoform X1, with the protein MDNSIGVGFMAVVAVSGSVVLLAHQVHKRLLSDFMKNIECEMGGLLDHHKKMASGSEKIQGKKCVRFAADVAEPSSNNKEYRKRRFAPTTKQAKEGNGNYKMDTMPLNRQALYKGIIEFKSLKGAHVY; encoded by the exons atggataACTCTATTGGAGTTGGGTTCATGGCTGTTGTTGCTGTATCTGGAAGCGTGGTTCTTCTTGCCCATCAAGTCCACAAGCGCCTTCTCTCAGATTTCATGAAGAACATTGAATGTGAAATGGGTGGTTTGCTTGATCACCACAAAAAAATGGCTTCTG GATCTGAGAAAATCCAAGGCAAGAAGTGTGTTAGATTTGCAGCGGATGTTGCGGAGCCATCATCAAACAACAAAGAGTACCGCAAGAGGCGCTTTGCACCAACAACAAAGCAGGCCAAAGAGGGAAATGGAAATTATAAAATGGACACCATGCCACTCAATAGGCAAGCTCTTTACAAAGGGATCATTGAATTTAAGTCCCTCAAGGGGGCACATGTATATTGA
- the LOC117635940 gene encoding uncharacterized protein LOC117635940, with protein MSQSITSSRQLFLRQVSCNRRQPLLRTQVSHSTVRLAEVAGGTAAECAAVCCCCPCGLVNLLVLVIYKVPAGICRRVLKKKRRKRHVKQGLLQPRHCNCTCGFDGSELQFHQVGFDCGLEINDMSHKVADDESVDEDVLKLEKEMWDRFYSTGFWRSPSQREPSKVLPGI; from the coding sequence ATGTCACAATCCATAACCTCATCGCGGCAACTCTTTCTCCGGCAGGTCTCCTGCAACCGCCGGCAGCCGCTGCTCCGGACCCAAGTCTCCCACAGCACTGTTCGATTGGCGGAAGTCGCCGGCGGCACCGCCGCCGAGTGCGCCGCcgtctgctgctgctgcccgTGCGGGCTCGTCAACCTCCTCGTCCTGGTGATCTACAAGGTGCCGGCGGGGATCTGCCGGCGCGTCCTGAAGAAGAAGCGGCGCAAGAGGCACGTCAAGCAGGGGCTGTTGCAGCCCAGGCATTGCAACTGCACGTGCGGCTTCGACGGGTCGGAGCTCCAATTCCACCAAGTGGGTTTCGATTGCGGGTTGGAGATCAACGACATGTCGCATAAGGTCGCGGACGACGAGTCGGTTGATGAGGATGTGCTGAAGCTCGAGAAGGAGATGTGGGACAGGTTTTACAGCACTGGGTTTTGGAGAAGCCCATCCCAGAGAGAACCCTCCAAGGTTCTCCCTggtatataa